TAGTTATCAACTGCGATGTACTTTTTACTGAAGAACTTGATACGTGATAAGATAACAATAACGATATCGTTCCTCGTTTGGTGTTGAATGAAGCTCGCGTTTTTCTTTCAGTATCAGCTTCCATTTCCCTGATTTTTCTAATTTCTCGCATGTGGCACTATAGCCGTACTCTACGGGGTCATAGGAATCGCAACGAATGGAGAAAATAAACAGACCACctacaaaaaaacacaagaaaatacTAAGACATTCAAGAGAGAATGCACCAACGTTTACAATAACTTATTACCAAGGAAGGAACGGACCATTAAAAAAGTTATGGAAGGGAGGGAATTTTCGAGTCGCATGACGTTTTGTCGTTAACATTtcccttgtatgaatttttttaggccagtgCACGACTATTTCTTAGGGTAACTTGGTGTGTATTTTTTCCATGCACGAAATATTTGGATTTGTACTTCGCCCCTCAAAcaccatgatgatgatgatgatgataagttCAAGTAATACCCTTAAATTTTCGAGTGTGTGGATAGAATTCTGTGGAGTGCCAACCTAAACAAAAACCTGTTTAGGGCgcgctagcctgttccagacgtTCAGATTGAAaagcgcgggagaaaaattgacgaagaaataaaaaactagGGAAGACTGGAGGGGAAAAAGGGAGTCAGTCTTCCTTCGTTATCTCCCCTCGTTTCTCCCGCCTACAACTCGCTCCCCATCATCTGTACCCACGCTGTACtatctggaacaggctaagggTGCGCACAGTTAAACTACAACACAAAACCGTTCACTCCTTCGCACTACactcacaagaaaaaaaatcacatacCGGGTTTTACGAAGCGCGCACATTGCTCAATCGCCCCAGGCTTCACTTGCCCATACACTATGACGCCTGCACACAACACCACGTCATATTCAGCAGTTTCTATCTCCTTCATATGCGTGTCGGACAACGGAGCACAGATCAGTTTCTTGTACAGATGTTTACCGGCCGCTAAATTTAACATTTCCTGGGAAATATCCAGTGCGTCGACATTAGTGTATCCTCGAGCTTTCAACATCTCGCCAATCCCACCTGTGCCTGCTCCAGCGTCAAGGATTTTTATGTCTTTTGTGGGGTTAGGATAAACATCATTGAGGCCCACAGCGCGATCAAACGCCTCCACGCAAAGAATGTGACCTTTGTAACCCACATTTTCGCTTATctacgaaaaaagaaatacggGTAATTTTCCACTGGCTGAGTGTAACGAATTaagtggaaaatgtttttctcacACACCGCTGAGAGCCTGGGTATTGGTTATGTGACTGAAGGGCGGGCAGTTGCTTTTGTTGCGTCCGCCATTACTGACcttcccacccacccaccctaAGATTTCAGTTTTGTATGCTGTTAAATGTACGGTGCAACTTTGTAGTTTTTGTTAGCGTCCTACCTTTCTAAGCTTATGATATGTATGCATTTTTTGAGTTTAAAATAAAGGTCAGGGTGCGGCGGTCGGCTTGGTCGGCTTGGCATGGCTACCAGTGGTGTATGAGAAGTaggctttttaaaatattacagtAAATTAGCGAAAGTTTGTTTCATTATGGAGTAAAATAGAAGCAAGAAACTAGATAGTTACGATTTATTGGATGAGGCTTAGGGCCTGTTATGTGAGGCGAGCCAGACAGGTTAGCTGCACTGGCCCGCTTtacctagcctgtgtacagacgcccccctCCCTTAGGAAAAATCGGGAGGGAGGGgtacgtctgtacacaggcgaGCTTTACCGAGCTGGCTCGGCTCATGCCTTGTTTCTTTATACCTATTAACATTGTCATTGTGTTTATATGACAAGGCAAGCTGGCTCACTTACTGAGCCTGATCTCGGTTGCTCAAAGCGAGATCTCAGAAAAAGAGCCGACCCGACTTCTGGTATAAACTCAACGACAATTTTATGAGAACAAGCATGAGCCGAGCTACGTAGCTCGGCATTGAACGTGGGCCAGCCCAAGGTTCTGTTAAGGGAAagtggatcaatttaggtttccgggaaactgcccacctacccctcccctaacccattATTTTGTCCGAGGTGAGACGAAAATGGGCAGGTCGACTTTTTAAATAGGCTGGCAGTATCTTCTTTCTACTTTCCTTTTTTGACCTCCCGAAACCACAGAACACTAAATCATTTATCGCCGCATTTATATACCTTCTCCCAGCTTGGGGCCATTTCATCATAAGCCAGTTTCGATTCTTCCACGGAAGACTCTCTGTTCAGTTTCAGAAACCTATCGGTGTACTTGACTTCGCTGTCCATGTTTTTGAGTGTGACTTCTGTAATGATAACGTAACAACAATATATTGACTTTGCAATCtcgttttgcattttttgtaaaaatatctATGCGGTATTTAGAAATTTTCGGCTAATTTCaatgcggtttgcggttttctTATATGTTATTCTGTGCGGTATTTACGCGTATTTCTGTCCGGTTTTGCGGTATTGGCACCCCACTTACGCCCCCATCAAACACTGTTACTGCTCACACGTTTGCCTTCTCGTCAAGagggcgtcgaaaaccgtgacaaggtctataatAGCCATATAAAATGCCCAGAAAGGAAATTCTCGTTTGTCTCCAAAATAAATCTACTCCTAACGTAAACGTGTAAAAATTAAGCCAAACAATGCCTTATGCCATGAATAATGATGTTCCTGAAGTTGTAAGTCACTCCATGGCTATAATCAAGGTAGTGATTGCGAAATTACGCGTGCTGGAAAATTACATGAAGGAAAAGCAATTATGCAACTAAATCCCAGCATGGTTACATTTGAGGCGGCCCAAGTGAACCGGCCACCGATGCGTTACGACCTGTTACTTTAGCCAACGTTTAGTTTTAACAATAACAGAGGTCAAtaattttaacaacaaattaaaaagagaaagaaatcaaCGATATTTTACAGCTGATTAGACAAAGCTTGATTACCAGGGAAGAGCTCAAAAGTAGTATACTGATTAATCCTTGTTCGATGACGGAAAATACTTAGATGGTCGATCAGTTTTACGAATTTCACCCAAGtaaacttaaataaaattataccAAATACCGCTCGCTGTGTTTGCGCAACCGATCGAACAACAGCCGTAATTTGCATTTCTGGCTGACTACAGACTGGGCTACCTATAAGAGTTGTGTTCCGAGAACCAAATTTTCAAACCGTTAAGTCAGGTTATTAACCCGTGATGCTCTCGACGAATTTTTGTGAATGAATGTTTCAAACTTTAACAAGCTTAGGTTCGGTTTCTTTCATGTATAAGCTTTGGTTCCCTAGCGGAGCTTTGAGGCTATGTTAATCGACAAGCGACGTGCCCTTGAAACAGCGAAATAGGACAGCAGAAATGGCGATAAACAACAGAAAGTTGGGTTGAAACTGCGACAGCGACAGAGAAAAGCGCAAATACAATAGTAAAAACACGGACAGCGACATGGCTTTCTCGTCAATGGGCGAAACGACAGGTTTGGAAATTCAGACTAAGGACATCTGAAACCCTCCTTGCTCTCTGGAGGTCACGACTCGAAGCCGGTAAGAAGTTTGAAGACAAAATAAATCGACGCAGTTTTCGACACTTACCTGCCACAAGTACGATCAGAGCAGTGCAGAGAAGATATACTGCTTACCAATGCAGTACTATTGGTACTAATGTAAATTACACACAGATTGCTCTTCCTTCTGGCAGGTAACGAGCCACAGCTAAGTAACATACAATTTCAACACAATTTGTTACGGCTCGTCACGCATTCCTACGTTTTGCGCAATTATCACGTGTATTCAATTGTgtggaattttttgttttcaatttctgcT
The genomic region above belongs to Porites lutea chromosome 12, jaPorLute2.1, whole genome shotgun sequence and contains:
- the LOC140921466 gene encoding methyltransferase-like protein 27, with the translated sequence MDSEVKYTDRFLKLNRESSVEESKLAYDEMAPSWEKISENVGYKGHILCVEAFDRAVGLNDVYPNPTKDIKILDAGAGTGGIGEMLKARGYTNVDALDISQEMLNLAAGKHLYKKLICAPLSDTHMKEIETAEYDVVLCAGVIVYGQVKPGAIEQCARFVKPGGLFIFSIRCDSYDPVEYGYSATCEKLEKSGKWKLILKEKRELHSTPNEERYRYCYLITYQVLQ